In Runella sp. SP2, the genomic window CTCCATTTATTCCTTCAATCCCATTTTACGAAATGCCCCATTACCGTTTATAAATTCCCTCGGCCGTTAGTCCGATAATGGGTGATTTTTTGGTATTATTGAGATAGTATTGTAATATCATTTTAATATCAAAAAACGATGAAAGAAAAAGAACTTACCTCAGCCTCTGGCTACGCATTTATTGGTGTGGGATTCGCCCTATGGATTTTGGGCGGAATGATGGCAAGTGCCCAAACGGGCCTGTTAGCAGGACTGCTGTTTTTTCTAGGATGTATTATGTTTGTGGGTTTAACAGTCATCAACCCCAATGAAGCGGCTGTCTCCACTTTCTTTGGAGAGTATGTTGGAACCATGAAACAAAATGGATTGCGTTGGGTCAATCCCTTGTACCGTCGTCGGAAAATAAGCTTGCGAGCGCGCAACCTGAACGGCCAAAAACTGAAAGTAAACGACAAAATGGGAAATCCGATTGAAATTGCAGCGGTTGTCGTTTGGAATGTAGAAGATACGGCTCAGGCGGTATTTGAAGTCGATGATTATCAGAAGTTTGTTGAGATTCAGTCGGAAGCGGCGGTGCGTAAATTGGCAGGAAGTTATTCCTACGATAACATCGAAGACGAAGATGCAGACATTACCCTGCGCGACGGTTCGGGTAAAATAAACGACATGCTTGAGCATGAATTGAACGAACGCTTGGTGCGGGCGGGTGTAAAAGTCATCGAGGCGCGTATCAGTCACTTGGCCTATTCCCCCGAAATTGCAGGGGCTATGCTTCAGCGTCAGCAGGCGTCGGCTGTGGTGGCTGCCCGTAAACAAATTGTGGACGGTGCCGTGGGAATGGTCGAAATGGCTTTGGCCAAACTCTCTGAGAAAGAGATTGTTCACTTAGACGAAGAGCGTAAAGCAGCCATGGTGAGCAATTTATTGGTTGTGCTTTGCGGCGAAAAATCGGTGAGCCCCGTAGTCAATGCGGGAACGTTGTACAATTAAGCCCTAGGTCAGACGATAGTCAGACCGATAAATTATACAATCAGGCTTTTGTAGAATTAGTGGCACCCAGGTCAGACGATAGTCAGACCGATTGGTCTTACGGAATGTTTAGATACTTGTCTGAACATTCCTTTTTTGCGTTATTTACCATTATCTTTTTATTCAATGGCAACCGAAAAAAAGGCGTTTGTACTCAGAATCAGCCCCGAAATGCTCAAAGAGCTGGAACAATGGGCTCAAGAAGAGTTCAGAAGTACTAACGGCCAAATCGAATACGTGCTAAGTGATGCGCTCAAGAAACGAAAAAGGGCATCGAAATCACCTAAGAACCCAGCGTCGCTGGAGTAAATACCCATGCACTTATACCTTCACATTCCTTTTTGCAAACAAGCCTGCCACTATTGCGATTTTCATTTCAGTACCCAACTGAAGTCAAAAACGGAAATGGTGGCGGCTATTTGTCGAGAAATAGAGCTACAACAAGACTATTTGCCAACGCGAATGCTCGAAACCGTCTATTTTGGGGGAGGAACGCCCTCCATTTTGACCCAAAACGAATTGGAACAAATCCTCGAAACCATTCACCGTTTTTTTAAAGTAGAGCCAGGGGCGGAAATTACCCTTGAAGCCAATCCCGATGATTTAACATCTGAAAAACTCCGTGCGTTGAAACTGTTTGTGAACCGTTTAAGCATTGGTTTGC contains:
- a CDS encoding Arc family DNA-binding protein — its product is MATEKKAFVLRISPEMLKELEQWAQEEFRSTNGQIEYVLSDALKKRKRASKSPKNPASLE